The Plasmodium knowlesi strain H genome assembly, chromosome: 4 genome window below encodes:
- a CDS encoding beta-ketoacyl-acyl carrier protein synthase III precursor, putative — translation MEARKIFLYMVIVLFAHCISVLLTLEINKSCKYNFMSNAPNVQHTTKVRATGGRSGGKIIGHGHAYPSNEIYNDDLKKYIDTSDEWIRTRTGIKKRRILKRNENISMLQIESANQALKSCSLNPLSVDMIINASSTPHNLFGDANNISNKLGCKNSVNMDLTAACSGFVFAFATAYNFLFKYRNILVVGSDALSNFVDWRDRNTCVLFGDAAGAVVLQRTEPNEENHIYDYSLGSNSELNDLLTINFECDKYNLENPNKNKYGKLNMNGKEVFKYTICNLPKIIKKATQEANIKMEDIDYFIFHQANIRIIEAVSKSLDIPLSKILVNLDEHANTSAASIPLCLSENIHNGKIKRNDIICMCGFGAGMSHGCVIFKY, via the exons ATGGAGGCAAGAAAAATCTTCCTCTACATGGTCATAGTTCTCTTTGCACACTGCATTTCTGTACTGTTAACCCTAGAAATCAATAAGAGTTGTAAATACAACTTTATGAGCAATGCCCCGAATGTGCAACACACAACTAAAGTGCGCGCCACGGGAGGAAGAA GTGGAGGTAAGATAATAGGACATGGTCATGCTTACCCCTCAAACGAGATTTACAATGatgacttaaaaaaatatattgataCCAGCGACGAA TGGATTAGAACCCGAacaggaattaaaaaaagaaggattctaaaacgaaatgaaaatatatcaATGCTGCAGATAGAAAGCGCTAATCAGGCTCTTAAGAGCTGCTCGCTGAACCCGTTAAGTGTAGACATG ATCATCAACGCGTCATCCACACCTCATAATTTGTTCGGTGACGCAAACAACATTAGTAACAAGCTTGGGTGCAAAAATAGCGTTAACATGGACTTAACGGCGGCATGCTCAGGATTCGTTTTCGCCTTTGCTActg CATATAACTTTTTATTCAAGTATAGGAACATCCTCGTCGTTGGAAGCGATGCACTAAGCAACTTTGTCGACTGGAGGGACCGCAATACATGTGTTTTATTTGGCGATGCTGCAG GAGCCGTCGTGTTACAAAGAACAgaaccaaatgaagaaaaccACATATATGATTATTCTCTAGGATCGAATAGTGAACTAAATGATTTATTAACAATCAACTTCGAATGCGATAAATACAATTTGGAAAACCCcaataaaaacaaatatgGAAAATTGAATATGAATGGGAAAGAAGTATTTAAGTACACCATTTGTAACTTACCAAAGATTATCAAAAAAGCTACACAGGAGGCtaacataaaaatggaggataTTGATTACTTTATATTTCATCAGGCTAATATACGAATTATAGAGGCTGTGTCAAAAAGTTTGGACATTCCCCTATCCAAG ATCCTGGTTAACCTAGACGAGCACGCGAATACGTCCGCTGCCTCCATCCCCTTGTGCCTATCAGAAAAC ATACACAACGGGAAAATCAAAAGGAATGacattatatgtatgtgtggcTTCGGAGCAGGCATGTCACACGGATGCGTCATATTTAAGTATTAA
- a CDS encoding ras-related protein Rab-5A, putative, producing MEKKSSYKTVLLGESSVGKSSIVLRLTKDTFHDNTNTTIGASFCTYVVNMNELKMKNTNSGINSNDSSSNLSSNSNDNISSNKEQLKNNEGPCNIKFDIWDTAGQERYASIVPLYYRGATCAIVVFDISNSSSLDRAKTWVNQLKISSNYIIILVANKIDKNKFQVDMLDVQRYAQENNLLFIQTSAKTGVNIKNIFYMLAEEIYKNIINNKSNIDSKGTSTNLINLNSEKHVRKNCC from the coding sequence atggaaaagaaaagtagtTACAAAACGGTGTTACTAGGTGAATCATCAGTGGGCAAATCGAGCATAGTTTTGCGCTTGACGAAGGATACCTTTCACGATAACACAAACACAACGATAGGTGCCTCCTTCTGCACATATGTAGTCAACATGAACGAgctaaaaatgaaaaacaccAACAGTGGTATCAATAGTAATGACAGCAGCAGCAACCTTAGCAGTAACAGTAATGATAATATTTCTTCTAATAAAGAACAGCTGAAAAACAACGAAGGCCCGTGTAACATAAAATTTGATATATGGGACACCGCGGGACAGGAAAGGTATGCAAGTATCGTCCCCCTATATTATCGAGGCGCCACGTGTGCCATAGTCGTTTTCGACATTAGTAATTCAAGTAGCCTAGATAGAGCGAAAACATGGGTAAATCAATTAAAAATCAGTAGCaattatataataattttggTTGCGAACAAAATagataaaaacaaatttcaGGTAGATATGCTAGATGTGCAGAGATATGCCCAGGAAAACAATCTGCTCTTTATTCAAACAAGCGCCAAGACAGGtgtaaacataaaaaatattttttacatgctTGCTgaggaaatatataaaaacattataaataataaaagcaACATAGACAGTAAAGGTACTAGTACCAACTTGATAAACCTAAATAGTGAAAAGCATGTCAGGAAAAACTGTTGCTAg
- a CDS encoding ubiquinol-cytochrome-c reductase complex assembly factor 1, putative: MWNKGRLLLLNRGYITFRHFTSQVKVYDNLKIIESKSLYEDKNTKISIRESSKYAIPIPQCDRSLISSVIYKVFLKHTEYGECAWRLIHLIMERLENEEILKMFRIEESFNMKMYFYILHLWLINKRLRHEQYQGEIINTYIFDITWRIVRDWMLLKDVPEYCFNTELLNCQEYAFGFLVSLDQAATSVDIFPSLLKDILWEHLYEKKVKKSGNIVTELSKYSVLQMRHIFNLSSDHFLQAYFIWADFYNQKKSNRRLPALCQQISYGGYRPKDKNKYLPYDDGKKLLPRTY, from the exons atgTGGAACAAAGGTAGATTATTACTGCTGAACAGAGGATACATAACTTTTCGACATTTTACGAGCCAAGTGAAAGTATATGACAACCTGAAAATTATCGAAAGCAAAAGTTTGTATGAAGACAAAAATACGAAAATTAGTATTCGGGAGTCGTCGAAATATGCCATCCCTATACCACAGTGCGATCGTTCCTTAATCAGCTCCGTTATATATAAGGTTTTCCT AAAGCATACTGAATATGGAGAATGTGCATGGAGACTAATCCACCTAATTATGGAAAGGctggaaaatgaagagatCCTGAAGATGTTTCGGATTGAGGAATCCTTTAATATGAAGAtgtatttttacattttacatTTATGGCTAATTAACAAGAGATTAAGACATGAGCAGTACCAGGGCGAGATAATTAACACATACATTTTTGACATTACGTGGAGAATTGTGCGTGACTGGATGCTTTTGAAGGATGTCCCCGAGTATTGTTTCAACACGGAGCTTTTGAATTGCCAGGAGTACGCCTTCGGG TTCCTGGTGTCCTTAGACCAGGCCGCCACTAGCGTggacatttttccttccctcctaaAGGATATATTGTGGGA gcatctttatgaaaaaaaagtgaagaaaagcGGAAACATAGTTACAGAGTTGAGTAAATATAGCGTTCTTCAAATGAGGCACATTTTTAATCTATCAAGTGATCATTTTCTGCAGGCATACTTTATCTG GGCTGATTTTTATAACCAGAAAAAATCCAATCGCCGTTTGCCCGCCCTGTGTCAACAGATATCTTATGGAG GTTACCGTCCAAaggacaaaaataaatatctcCCCTACGATGATGGAAAGAAGCTATTACCAAGAACTTACTAG